CGAGTGGTGGATAGGGATTTAGCTAGGGCACTGGGAGCCACGTTAGTGGTAGGAGCAACTGAGAGTCCTAGTTCCGGCAGAATTACTGTTTGCAGATATTGGTAATAGCGTTCCTGGGCTCGCTCCAACGATATTCCCATGCCCAGGGTAGAGCCTAGCTGAATTAAGCGAGCCAGCCACTCCCGGTAGCCGGTGATGGTCTCCGGTTTCGTGGTTTGCAACAGCGTCTCTAGGGTACGCAGAATCACGCGCTCCAGCAGTGGCCGAGCCGTGGCCAGGGACAGTTGGCAGTGGAAATGCTGGGCTTCATTGGCCAGGCTCTCGAGTTCGCTAAGATGTTCGGCGCTTCGCTGCCAGGGTTCCCCGTCGGGATCACTGGTCTCTCGATCTAAGACTCGCAGTCCCTCTAGGGCCCGCTGACTGAGGGTAATATCGGCGGCCACTTGCAGTTCTTGGGGCACCGGTAGATGATCGCGATGGAAGGCCTTGAGAATGCCATAGTTGTCGCGATAGACGTGGGTATAGAGCTGATCTAATCGCAGCAAGGTTTCCTGACTCAGCAGCCCCATCAGGCGGTGGCGTTCATCGGCGACTAGATCCTGCAAGCTATAGAACCGTTGCCCAAAGACCCGGTTGATGGCCAATACGGTCTGGGCGGCACTGGCCTGGCTCAGGGCGGCGAATACAGCCTCTTTGGCCCGGCTGTAGGCGAGTCGGGAGCGGAAAGGGCGCAGACTACAGTGAAAATCCCAGCTACCCATGTGCAGGGCGGCAAACCCGACCTCTAGGGTCTCCTGGGTAATAGTGGAGACCAGGGATAGCTGTCCCACGGCCAGGGACAGGGGACCCATACGCTGCAATTGATAGTCCTGTTGCTGGATGGTGTAGCAAAACAGCTGATGCTCCCGGCTATAGGGGGTAAATAGGGAACTGATGGCATATTGGGCCGCCACCTGTTCCAAGGTAATGCGGGAGGGCATGACCAGCTGGCGGTAGATGCCAGCCCCGTTGCCAAATAGAGCTATATTGCTAGGAGCCAGTTCTAGCCGTTGGATGAAGGTTTGTTCTAATTCCAGGCCGGCGGCGTCTCCAGCCAGCTCTAAGGCCCGGGCGGCATAGCGCAGGATTTGAGTGCCTTCGGGGCGGGAGAGCTCTTCGAAGAACCAGCCGCAACTGGTGTACATGAGCAGGGCGTGGCGCTGCATTTCCAGCAGGCGTAGGGCGTCGATCTGCTCTGCCGCCGTCAGAGGATGGCTCTGATGGGCGTCCAGAAAACGCTTGATCTGGGTTGGGGGGCGATGGCCCTGCGGGGCCGGTCTAGCCCCTCTGGGGTGGCTTTGCCAATGACCATCGCACAGCACCGTGCCATACTCATCCCGAGCGGCCCAGGGATCCTGCAGCAGTTCGCCGCCACGGCTCTCGAACACCTCAATCAGTTGATCCCGCAGCCAATCTAGGGCCTGGCGCAGGGGATAACGCCACTGCTGGTGCCACTCGCCGCCGCCACCGCAGCCACAATCACTTTGCCAGCGATCGACCCCGTGGGAGCAGCTCCAGGCAGTCACGGGCTTGAGCTCTACTTCCCAGGTAGGGGGATAGAGGCTGAGGTAGTGGGCAAAATTGGTGACGGTCCAGCCGTGCTGGGCCATCTCGGTGGTGACGGCATAGGCCAGAGTTTTCTCAGCCCCACCGCGATGGTGGCCAAAGGTTTCGCCATCGGTGGCCACCGAGATCACCTGGGCCAGACGATGATCCCCGCGCACCGCTTGTCCCAGGCGACCGGCTAGCAGTTGTGAGGAGGTGAGAGCGTCACTGAAGCCCATGTCCCGGGAGATGGGACCGTCGTAGAAGAAGATGTCAATGTAGCGGTTGGGATCGGCATGGCCATCGGCCTGCCTCAGGAAACAGCGGTAGGGCCGGGTGGGATCAATCTGGCCGCCCCCGACTTCGTGCCAGCCACTGGCGCCGTTGCTCTCCACCAGGGGGCGGCAGCGCTGGGCCTGAGAAGGGGCCAGGATGATGAAGCGAATGCCCTCATCCACTAAGACATCCAGGGTGGGGTAGTCGACGGCGGTTTCGGCCAGCCACAGGCCCTCGGGGTCACGGCCGAAGCGGGTGATGAAATCGATCTTGCCCCAGCGCACCTGGGTGACTTTGTCGCGGTGGTTGGCCAAGGGCAAAATGATGTGGTTATAGACCTGTGCGATCGCATTGCCGTGGCCATTGAAGCGCTCGCAACTGCGCCGATCCGCCTCTAGGATACGCTGATAGGTCTCGGTATCGTAGCGCTCCATCCAGCTCAACAGGGTTGGCCCCATGTTGAAGCTGATGTACTCATAGTTGTTGACGATGCGAATGACTTCGCCGCGATCGTTCAGAATGCGAGCAAAGGCATTGGGGCGATAGCATTCGTAGTGAATCCGTTCATTCCAATCATGAAAGGGAGCGGCTCCAGGCTGCCGCTCAATCATATCCAGGTAAGGGTTTTCCCGGGGGGGCTGATAAAAATGGCCATGGATACAGATGTAGACGCCAGTCGTCGTTGATGCGGCAGCCTCCCAGGCGGTTTCAGGGTCATGGGTCGGCGGAGAGAGTGACGACGGACGCACGGACAAATGGGAATCAGCCATAGAGCAGTACTCATCAAACGCGAACGCTGAGGCCATCCGGATGAAGCTGTGGCGACCTAGGCTCTCATCCTAGCGCCAAATAGGGCCACCGTGACATTCCTTAAGATCCCCTGAACCTTCTACTATGGCTGATATCCACGGCCATAGGGCGAGTTCCTAGCGGGGATCAGGGATTTCCTTAATTGAAATTGGGCAATCCTGGCAAATGTAAACGCTTTAACGATTTACCCTCACCCTTTACATTAAAGTGATGCGGGCTGGTCGCCCGGCTAACCCTGAGAGTGAAGGAGTGCCTGCATGAGCTATCGCATGGATCGCCGCGCCTATGCCGAAACCTTTGGTCCCACCGTCGGCGATCGCATCCGGTTAGCCGACACCGAGTTGATCATCGAGGTGGAGCAGGACTATACCCTCTACGGCGATGAAGTCAAGTTCGGCGGTGGTAAGGTGATTCGGGACGGCATGGGCCAATCCCCCATTTCCCGGGCCGAGGGAGCCGTCGACATGGTGATTACCAATGCTCTCATCTTGGATTGGTGGGGCATCGTCAAGGCCGACATCGGCATTAAAGACGGCAAGATCCACAAGATCGGCA
This portion of the Halomicronema hongdechloris C2206 genome encodes:
- a CDS encoding DUF3536 domain-containing protein yields the protein MADSHLSVRPSSLSPPTHDPETAWEAAASTTTGVYICIHGHFYQPPRENPYLDMIERQPGAAPFHDWNERIHYECYRPNAFARILNDRGEVIRIVNNYEYISFNMGPTLLSWMERYDTETYQRILEADRRSCERFNGHGNAIAQVYNHIILPLANHRDKVTQVRWGKIDFITRFGRDPEGLWLAETAVDYPTLDVLVDEGIRFIILAPSQAQRCRPLVESNGASGWHEVGGGQIDPTRPYRCFLRQADGHADPNRYIDIFFYDGPISRDMGFSDALTSSQLLAGRLGQAVRGDHRLAQVISVATDGETFGHHRGGAEKTLAYAVTTEMAQHGWTVTNFAHYLSLYPPTWEVELKPVTAWSCSHGVDRWQSDCGCGGGGEWHQQWRYPLRQALDWLRDQLIEVFESRGGELLQDPWAARDEYGTVLCDGHWQSHPRGARPAPQGHRPPTQIKRFLDAHQSHPLTAAEQIDALRLLEMQRHALLMYTSCGWFFEELSRPEGTQILRYAARALELAGDAAGLELEQTFIQRLELAPSNIALFGNGAGIYRQLVMPSRITLEQVAAQYAISSLFTPYSREHQLFCYTIQQQDYQLQRMGPLSLAVGQLSLVSTITQETLEVGFAALHMGSWDFHCSLRPFRSRLAYSRAKEAVFAALSQASAAQTVLAINRVFGQRFYSLQDLVADERHRLMGLLSQETLLRLDQLYTHVYRDNYGILKAFHRDHLPVPQELQVAADITLSQRALEGLRVLDRETSDPDGEPWQRSAEHLSELESLANEAQHFHCQLSLATARPLLERVILRTLETLLQTTKPETITGYREWLARLIQLGSTLGMGISLERAQERYYQYLQTVILPELGLSVAPTTNVAPSALAKSLSTTRRLALRPLLELGELLVVDVAGLTVLLERL